In Drosophila innubila isolate TH190305 chromosome 2R unlocalized genomic scaffold, UK_Dinn_1.0 1_C_2R, whole genome shotgun sequence, the following are encoded in one genomic region:
- the LOC117783876 gene encoding uncharacterized protein LOC117783876 codes for MLRFLTKTRNLRSLMPVSGTRCYAQKLPNKSLKSQDEEPISNEPIKFFGSQAASWRARDTRSGGSDETLWYQPYVISASLALFLVYFCILREESDIDLRLEGNLYDHVSGLEEVQLTVNYRYNKEHGLDTKEQEARLIELGVDVRQLEAQLAAQ; via the exons ATGTTGCGCTTCTTGACAAAAACTCGTAACTTGAG ATCACTGATGCCTGTCTCTGGCACTCGCTGCTATGCTCAGAAGTTGCCCAACAAAAGTCTCAAGTCCCAGGATGAGGAGCCGATAAGCAACGAGCCCATCAAATTCTTTGGCAGCCAGGCAGCCTCATGGCGAGCACGCGACACACGGAGCGGGGGCAGCGACGAAACACTGTGGTATCAGCCGTACGTAATCTCCGCCAGCTTGGCTCTGTTTCTGGTCTACTTTTGCATACTGCGCGAGGAGAGCGACATTGATCTGCGTCTGGAGGGCAATCTGTATGATCATGTTAGCGGTTTGGAGGAGGTGCAGCTCACAGTCAACTACAGATACAACAAGGAGCACGGACTGGACACCAAGGAGCAGGAGGCGCGATTAATCGAACTTGGCG